From the Trifolium pratense cultivar HEN17-A07 linkage group LG4, ARS_RC_1.1, whole genome shotgun sequence genome, the window atttttctttttctgacgtacccaactcgtaagacttacaggtaacgccaaggccttgcaaccttgttttatggttcagcgctcacatctgagttgatctttaataaagattcagagctcaagtttgagataaccatttttgttggttcagagcccgtaGCTTAATCATGATTACtgcaaataagctttgatacattagAGGTTCAacgataataatatatgaaaaataaaacaaatgaaaatgataccgccatgggCGGTTTGTCGCGGCGCTCCTCGCCtagcaagaaaaacaattatgttttggcgtggcgagactgagttccattgcggtggttatcgcggaatatgcttgaacctgaaatattagttggcgACTTTTATCTCGCCGAGTGGCATTAATGACCAATTGCTTATACTTTACCTTCTCTTGGGAGAGTGTTGCTTTCCATGTATTTTGCACATGTAAGAAAAATACACACCACGTTATGAGAGATGACGTTAGAGACATATAAGAACCACATTTTATTTCCTTGTAAGAACTCTTTCTTTTAGAAATAGTAATAAATTTAGAGTGTTAAAAATAGAACTATCATCGTAGCATAAGCACAACAAAAAGATATTAAACTGTTTTTAGAGGTACACTACACCCCTTTATAGAACGCTGAGTAAATATTTCTTATCAGTCAATTTTCAAGTCATAAACACCTTGCAGAATGTAATAAAAATAGGAATTAGCAAAATACGAGCTTAATGAAGACTCGTTAAAAAAGGGTACTAACATTTGTTATAATCACATTTCCTGTGTTATCTCAttgcaaaaataataataacagcaTATAACTACCAAGGGTGCTACAGTAACATTTTATTCCTTCAAACTTGAAGTATTAGAATCCTTTAAACCGAAGTATTAGGATAAGTGAAAAACAGAGTACAACAAGTCCACAAGTTTGAATTATTTTGACTCTTCATCAATTACTGATTGTTTATGAttaacaaatccaaaatcactAATTAACTTAACTATAACATGGCACATACACCACATCATCAATAACAGTAGAATATTAAAGATGACTGGAATCCGTAAAATTAAAGGAAATGGTAACTGAGCAATACATCCTCAgtaaaattaaagagaaaagaaagcTATCACCTGGGTTATGATCATTCAAGCTAACCGATGATCCGATAATGGTTAGTGACTATAAGTACATGTTTTGGCGCGGCGAGATTGAATTCCATTGCGGTGGTTATCGCGGAATATGCTTGaacctgaaatattagttggcgACTTCTATCTCGCCGAGTGGCATCAATGTTCAGCTGCTTGTGTTTTATGATCACCTCTCTTAGCAGGAGTGTTGCGCTCAAAGTATTTTGCACATGCAAGGACACACAAACAAACGTTATGAAAAATGTATAGCCATTTAGTGGCTACTATTACAATTCGATTGACACGTTATTCCCAGATTGTTCCCAACAATCTTAACAGTCTTGGAGCATCTATTGCTTGAAAGTATATTTCATCTACAGTTTCATTCTATATATACTTATTAATTAGGCTTGGATCATAAATTCCCGTAAAAATCGTTAGTCATTATGTCATTGAAATTTCACTCGATGTCAATAGCGAATTCAGTAGTAGTTCCAAAAATAGAagattcaaattttattttcaaataaaagtgACATAATTGTATATCAGTGAGACAAATACATCTACTATCATATAAAGGCAAGAAATATAACCAATTTTTCTATTGGACTCTAAAATATCACGTTGTGTAAACTACAGTGACAATCATCATGTTTGAATAGGCAAACTAGTAGTCCACAACAATTTGGAAAATACAcacatattatttaatattatttattcaataaattattttattcaagaAGCATATAGACACAGACTTAATTTATCCAGAACACATTACTAATCATGGACCTTTTATTAAGAGGATAATGTCATTAAACAAACTAAGATAATAAATTGCAGAGAAGTTTCATAGTTAAAAAGCATTTCAGAGTACTTTCCTGAGGATTTTGAATAGAGTCTGTTCCGCATAGAGTCTGTGTTGCTTGAATTCTTGTGAGACGGATGTTGAGCTCGTCTTGATCAGTCGTCATGTTCTTTCCGAACCTGGGTAATTACACCGATTCCTTCATAAACTTGGTGGTGAAGCGGTGGTTCCTACACAACGATAATTTATCCACAGCCGACGGCGGCGGCGATTTCATCATGAACATGACGGCGGCGACGGCGGCTTCATTGTTGTCGCCTGGAGCTTGGTCAACAGCGACCATAACGAACACATATGAATAAAGCTTTCTCTTTTAGTGACACACAACGTGATGCGTGagatttgaaacaaaacacCATCTGGACTGCGAGCAGAGTCGCGATAGAGAAGATAGTGGGTGGACTGGCTAGCAGTTTCGTGTGTTCGTGGCGGCGTGGCGGTTCTTGGATGGTGTGAGAACAGATGcatgttctccagccatgtggagatgtttaattttttgtctaGATTGATGTGGTAGGCTGGGACAAAtgtttttaccgcagccccacggtgggcgccaaaatgttctggtaaaaaacatagggggtttgtattattcaagattgataattgATACAAGTATGATTAGAGGAAAAATTGATTAagtttacaagaatgaaagaattgtctctttacaagaatgaaagtatgGTGGTTCTTCAGCATGATCGTCCCCtattctcttgaagaagatcctatttatagacaaaatatCTCCTTCTTGTTGCAtgataaccgccttgcttggagaggaattcatgggtagtgggcggttacttttccttcttctccaaacttcttccttcttctccaagcttcttccttcttctccaagtttcttccttcttctccaagacatggtggatcatgcttatcatgtgtttttcatggttgttttcacgcttctcctttagatgctcccattgggctttttcgtattgggccttaacaaatcaaaccctggtccatggcccggtacagtAACTTATTACTAGTTAATTTGGTTTTAATTCACCACGTCTGATAATAATATCAACTTTATTCTTCAATATATAAAagtcacaaaataaaacaaagcaCCAATAAAAATGCAGCATCATTAAAagtctcaaaatataaactcAAGCATCAAAATAAGtctcaaaataaattacattgaTAAAATAAGCAAGATAAGTAAAGTTTAGtttaaccattttttatttgggtctaaaaagaaaagaaaaaaaagtttggtTTAGGCGTGAAGTTTAAACTTTTCCTCTATTTGTTTCATCTCAAGTAtagaaaaaagaacaaaaaatagTTTCTAATTGCCTGCAGGCCAACTTGTCCTGAGTccaacttattttttaaatgaattagATGAGATAGTCCAACTTAAGACACTAGGTCTAAAACCTTAGCACATCCTGCAAAAATGGCAGGTCAAACAGGTTGGCGAGACAAGCACTACCCGTTTTGGCACCCATACTCGGGAGAAAGCAAAGCCTAAGTGTATGACTTTTTCAACAACCTATTCAAAAATCAAAGGTTATTCTCATTGTCATTCATATCACTCCACAAAGTTAGTACTACATGTAGATATAAACATCTCAAATGAagcattttcttttttctgatTAAAAGTTGCACATTGAGGAAATTATATGTTTAACCAAACAACACAATTCAATATACATACTCACACATAACAAAGTTTTACCAACTAGCAGCAACTTCTTGCTGAAACTTATGTTCATACCTTTCGGCTTTGTGTTTCAAACTCTCAAGATAATCACCAAAGCCACTACATGCTTCCTTCAATTCTTCAAGCTTAATTTCCATATTCTTAATTTCATTCTCTGCTCGACTGTGATCTTCTGTTCTATACGCCAAATATCTTCTTGTCTCCGGGGCATTGTCCATTTCGTAAGCAATGCTTACAAGCCTACGTAATCGAACTCGTAAGAATTCAACATTCATACCCAATTTCTCAAATGCGTGCAAAGCTTTATCCCAATTAGAAAACTCAAAACGCGGCGTAGATATCACACTGACTTTTATTGCATCAGCAATGTTAACAATTTCAGATATGATTCCAACAATTAGCATATAGTTCAATCCTCTTATTAGATTTTCATGAAGAAAAGCTTGTTGACTGTAACATAATTTGTAGTACTTGTTTCGAACTTCGGTAGAGAGTTCATCGTCGATTGGCATCCCATCTACTATGATGCTGAAATTTTGAAAGCCTTTTACATCTTTAAATTCAGGCATTTTAAATCCCTCGAATATTTCAGAGAATGCTTCATCGCTATCGTTTTCAAATTGTTCTGTAAATTGTTTAGTCTTGGTCTCCATTTTTGGTgcaacaattttctttttcttttgcatGTCTTGTGGAACGTGTTtaccattttttctttttggactATTACATGCTACATCAGTGTCTATGATATTTTTACctatgaagaaaaaaagtaaataatgtTAATGtactatactatataatatcaagaatatataatttgGTTATAATTTCATGATAGATAACAACACAACAAAGTAAAAGTTTAGGGAAACAAGTCTTGCCTCCAACTTTTTGTTTTGTGCAACTGTCTAAATTCATAAAGGCTCCATCTACCTCTTTTGAATTACCAGCTCTTATTATGTAaacctgaaaaaataaaaagaacaattaatataaataatcatGCTACAAAAATGTTAGTATCGGTGATATACATGTTATTATTGGCCTTTTATTCGACTTAATCATGTATTATCAACGGAATATTGAACTGCCATTAAAAGTGACAAAAAAACCATTTGTTGGAGTTGAGTGAAACATCTAAAATAATATCCCACATTGCCTAGTATAAAGAGTTAGGCAAAATTATAGGCATCGACTCTAATTCTTTGTTAGAAGATGTACTAGTTAGAAATATTTTAAGTTTGTATCTAACTTTTTCTATCTTATATTATTGTCTTAGAGTCTTGTGAGATATAATTCAAGTATTTAGTTTTGGAGAGTGTGAGCGTATCAAGGTCGTGAGGTTTGAGAGAAGTCAatgttttgtaatttttttcgcACAACGTTATTCTCAGGTTGTCATTTGACAATGGTCATGGTTtatcttattttgattttagagTTTTTCGAAGTATTTAATTTCTCTATGCTGTTTTTTTTCAACACCATTAAACCAAATAAGTAAAAATCCAAATCATTACCTTAAATTTGGTGGGTTCAACTAATTGGAAGACAACCACATCACCCTCTAGCAATTTATGCACAGCAGAAAATTGTCTCCAACCAGCACTTAATCCTGTCTTACATgctatatattttgttttgtattcTCTACCAGATTCATCTTCCAAAGTGATAGTTGTATCCTTATCAGGTAAGTGTCTTTTACAAAATGCCACAGGCAACCCCTAAAATAAGACAGAAAACATGACTTATACGTTGTCTTAAAATTTCAAGGCTAGATTTACTTATGTTTTCTCAAAATGCTTACCATCCAAAAACAACTAGCTACATGTGATCTGACCAAAGACTTCACAAAACTAGGGAATTCGGGTTTCAAGTTCGATTTGAGTCCTTCAGCTTGAATCACAGCAGATGATATGGCCTCACCGCGAGAAAGTGTTCCATCAGTCGTCACTTTATTTGAGCTGCAATCAAAGATAATGTTCCAAGTTTTTACCATAAGTGAtgacttatttaaaaaatatgaaggaTTATGTAAATAATGATATGTAATGCTTTAACAACCTTCCAAACTTAGGTGATTGTGTCTCATCATGTGGTCCCTGTGGAAAAGACATTTGTTAAAGTTATTAGTCActtagactttgatttataaagaatttgacattcaatttaaagactCGATCTTGTAAATAATTACAGAGcgataattttaaaagaatacAACATATCACCATCAAACAATTAGATCATGAAATAACATTTAGTATAAGGTTAAAACTATGTAGAACAATCTAGATcataatatttgaatataagtTGTATACTATAAACTCCGATCTTTCACGGTTGGCTGGTGCTGCTCTCGAGTCAAAGATCTAGACAATATTGTCCAAACTTCATTACCAAACATTATATGTTTATTGATTCTGTTTATTGTTTCTTTACTCTTTTAATTGAGTTGCATGTTCCATCAGAGCGTAAGTGTACAACCTATTCACTATTGTGCATATGAATTACTTTTTGTTTGATATTTAGTTGCCTATAATATAACATTTAGAGTTGTATTCATTACAATAACATTCAAACTGAAAATGTATCTCCCTACCATCACAACTTGATGTTTAGAGTCTAATATACGAATATCTTCTATTAGAGATTCACTCACATCATTAATATAATTTACAAGTTAGAGTATCTTCGATGGTAATACGACATCGAGTTTCATATATTACTAATATGTAGTCCATACAATGTCATGCATGTAATACTTTTGCAACTCGTACACATTTTGCTTCAAGGATACAAAATTAtgcaactcatatatatatatatatatatatatatatatatatatatatataattcacaaaataagacaatattaaattgatgatacgataCCTTAAACAGGGtagttgaattattttttagatactcACTCCGTCATGTCATGGTTGCtccaatgattaaaaaaaattaacatataaaTCATTAGCCTACGAAACTCCCTTAGATATCTCTATTGAAGATtctttacaaaaaaatttgtttgtctCATAAATCTATGCATGATTATCATTCAGAAGCTTTACCTACTTATCACCACACAATGTCAATACAAATcatgttgtcaaaaaaaaaaatgtcaatacaaatcataaaaaaaaattaaataatacaaGCTCAACATAAAATCAAACATCAATTAGAAATCCCTTCCACCAATCAAATCTTACTTGTGTCGTTGGACTATTCAAGAGCTTGTATTTATTCTCAGCCGCCTTGTTCTGTTTATCCTGTAAATTCTGTAACATATAactatcaataaaaattaaagatataaaACACATTGTCTTTATAATGCAAAACACacaataagaaaacaaaaatataacaaactttAACACATTTTGTTAAGCACGAGGAGGGTATAGAATACAACGTTTAAAGGTGACTTTTTGGAAAAATGAGATATAGGAACACCCTCATACACCTCTCTCCCATGAAATGCTACGGTCACTCCTCCATCATCATATTGTGTAGCCATCTGATTCCTTTTCTTTTCATCAACCCCCACCATTTTTGACATTAAAAATTTGAGATAAGTCCCTTCATCAACAATTAGATTGCATTTTTTGATCTCCACAACCACAAACACAATGCAAAATATCTTATGCAAGAAAATGCATTTGGATGGGTTGTGGGATGGTGTTGATTTTGATGGAAAGGGAATTGATTTACATCATGATGGGTGGTTAATGTTTGAGACTCGATCTTCAACTTTGGTGTTGTGTCTTTTaatgataattattattattgatgataACCAATAATAAGAATTTGTAATAATTTAGAATGTAAATACTACGTGGTAGAACAACCACATGTAttgaaatgcatttttttttataaatctaatttttttgaca encodes:
- the LOC123881580 gene encoding B3 domain-containing protein Os01g0234100-like — protein: MVGVDEKKRNQMATQYDDGGVTVAFHGREVYEGVPISHFSKKSPLNDKQNKAAENKYNSNKVTTDGTLSRGEAISSAVIQAEGLKSNLKPEFPSFVKSLVRSHVASCFWMGLPVAFCKRHLPDKDTTITLEDESGREYKTKYIACKTGLSAGWRQFSAVHKLLEGDVVVFQLVEPTKFKVYIIRAGNSKEVDGAFMNLDSCTKQKVGGKNIIDTDVACNSPKRKNGKHVPQDMQKKKKIVAPKMETKTKQFTEQFENDSDEAFSEIFEGFKMPEFKDVKGFQNFSIIVDGMPIDDELSTEVRNKYYKLCYSQQAFLHENLIRGLNYMLIVGIISEIVNIADAIKVSVISTPRFEFSNWDKALHAFEKLGMNVEFLRVRLRRLVSIAYEMDNAPETRRYLAYRTEDHSRAENEIKNMEIKLEELKEACSGFGDYLESLKHKAERYEHKFQQEVAASW